CATAAATCCTACATCTCAGAGCAGGTATGAATCATTTCGCACAAGAAATGAAATGAATTAAATTCCACTACCTATTACTATACAATTACCTATTACTTTCCCATACAAAAATCCCCTTTATTCAACCCCATATCATAGACAGATACGGTTTTAAATAAAAGGGGATTCTCTAGTTTTTAAGAGAGGAGGTCGGTTTATGAATCTCCCGTCTTTTTAGCTTTCCGACGACGGAAGCGCAAGAGTGCTTCCAAAATATCCAATAACTTTTCTAAAAATAATTTCATAGCTTCCTTCTTTAGAGTTAAAAAACAGAGTGAATGGAGCAATTTAATAAGGGAACCGATCATGCATTAGTGAGTCAGCGATTCAGCCTCATTAAACGGTTGGGTCCGGAGCCTCATCGTCGTCGCCTCCGGGAGTGCTTCCTCCGCCGGGGTTGTCTCCGCCTCCCGAATGATTTTTATCATCGTCGTCCACAAAGCCGCCCGCTACGTCCTTGACGTGGACAAATTCTACTCCGGAAGTCAGTGCACGGGTAGTGACGCCATCGGCAGAACGGGTATATTCGGGAGTAAACTGACAGCGCAGCGAAACGATCTGCGAACTGCTGACTTTACTTTCCAACACGACTCCCTTTCCTCCGGCTTTGGCGATCATCGTAAATGTGCCCAAGCCTTCGAGACGTACTGTGCGGCTGTTGAGCAACTGTTCACGCATCACGGACATCAAGTTTCGAATCACGTTGTGGACATCACCCGGTGTCAGAGAAGCCTTCTCGGCGATCAGCTCCGCCATCTTCTGCGTGTTGACCATTTTCGAGAATTTCACGAGGCGGGGGTAATACAGTTTCTGTCCCGCTTTGTTGGCGATATTCGCCTGGTAAGGTTTGTAAATTAATGGCATAAGGTTGTTTTCCTTTCTTTTTTTAATGGTTGATGTAAGTTTTCTATGTGCAATCGATTACGGTGACAAAAGTAGGCGATGGCAAAAAAGTCC
This sequence is a window from Bacteroides thetaiotaomicron VPI-5482. Protein-coding genes within it:
- a CDS encoding HU family DNA-binding protein, which gives rise to MPLIYKPYQANIANKAGQKLYYPRLVKFSKMVNTQKMAELIAEKASLTPGDVHNVIRNLMSVMREQLLNSRTVRLEGLGTFTMIAKAGGKGVVLESKVSSSQIVSLRCQFTPEYTRSADGVTTRALTSGVEFVHVKDVAGGFVDDDDKNHSGGGDNPGGGSTPGGDDDEAPDPTV